Proteins encoded by one window of Flavobacterium sp. N502540:
- the proS gene encoding proline--tRNA ligase, which yields MSKNLTTRSEDYSKWYNELVVKADLAENSGVRGCMVIKPYGYAIWEKMQAELDRMFKETGHQNAYFPLFVPKSMFEAEEKNAEGFAKECAIVTHYRLKNDPEKPGKLIVDPNAKLEEELIVRPTSEAIIWSTYKGWVQSYRDLPLLINQWANVVRWEMRTRLFLRTAEFLWQEGHTAHATKAEALEESEKMMHVYADFAENFMAIPVVKGLKTETERFAGADETYCIEALMQDGKALQAGTSHFLGQNFAKAFDVKFANAEGKQEHVWGTSWGVSTRLMGALIMTHSDDQGLVLPPNLAPIQVVIVPIYKTDEQLAEITAAVSELTAKLRKLKISVKYDDRTTQKPGFKFAEWELKGVPVRIAVGPKDLENGTFEVARRDTLTKEVVSNDGIVNYVNDLLEQIQVDLFNSALNYRDTHITEVNSFEEFKEILDGKGGFVSAHWDGTAATEEKIKDLTKATIRCIPLDAVEEAGTCVFTGNPSSKRVLFAKAY from the coding sequence ATGAGTAAGAACCTCACTACAAGATCAGAAGATTATTCAAAATGGTATAACGAGCTGGTTGTAAAAGCGGATCTAGCTGAAAATTCAGGAGTTAGAGGCTGTATGGTTATTAAACCTTACGGATACGCTATTTGGGAAAAAATGCAGGCGGAATTGGATCGAATGTTTAAAGAAACAGGACATCAGAATGCGTATTTTCCTTTATTTGTGCCTAAGAGCATGTTTGAAGCAGAAGAGAAAAATGCAGAAGGATTTGCGAAAGAGTGTGCTATTGTAACCCATTATAGATTAAAAAATGATCCGGAGAAACCCGGAAAGCTTATTGTAGATCCAAATGCAAAGCTGGAGGAAGAGCTTATTGTTCGTCCAACCAGTGAAGCGATTATTTGGTCTACCTATAAAGGCTGGGTTCAGTCTTACAGAGATTTACCTTTATTAATTAATCAATGGGCGAATGTGGTGCGTTGGGAGATGCGTACTCGTTTGTTTTTAAGAACTGCTGAGTTCTTGTGGCAGGAAGGGCATACGGCTCATGCTACAAAAGCTGAAGCTTTAGAAGAATCTGAAAAAATGATGCATGTGTATGCTGATTTTGCAGAGAACTTTATGGCAATTCCGGTTGTAAAAGGATTGAAAACCGAAACAGAACGTTTTGCAGGTGCTGATGAAACCTATTGTATTGAAGCGTTGATGCAGGATGGAAAAGCATTGCAGGCAGGAACTTCTCACTTTTTAGGACAGAATTTTGCTAAGGCATTTGATGTTAAGTTTGCCAATGCCGAAGGAAAACAGGAGCATGTTTGGGGAACTTCATGGGGAGTTTCGACTCGTTTGATGGGAGCGTTGATTATGACGCATTCTGATGATCAGGGATTGGTATTGCCTCCAAATTTAGCGCCAATACAGGTGGTGATTGTTCCGATTTATAAAACAGACGAGCAATTGGCAGAAATTACGGCTGCAGTTAGTGAATTGACGGCTAAATTAAGAAAGTTGAAGATTTCTGTTAAATATGACGACCGAACTACTCAGAAGCCGGGATTTAAGTTTGCAGAATGGGAATTGAAAGGGGTGCCGGTTAGAATCGCGGTTGGACCAAAAGATTTAGAAAATGGAACTTTTGAAGTTGCCAGACGTGATACACTGACTAAAGAGGTTGTTTCTAATGACGGAATTGTGAATTATGTAAATGATCTTTTAGAGCAAATTCAGGTTGATTTATTCAATAGTGCATTGAATTATCGAGATACGCATATTACGGAAGTAAATAGCTTTGAGGAATTTAAAGAAATTTTAGATGGAAAAGGTGGTTTTGTATCGGCTCATTGGGATGGTACTGCAGCTACTGAAGAGAAGATAAAAGACTTGACAAAAGCAACGATTCGTTGTATTCCTTTGGATGCTGTTGAAGAAGCGGGAACCTGTGTGTTTACTGGGAATCCATCTTCTAAAAGAGTGCTTTTTGCTAAGGCGTATTAA
- a CDS encoding porin: MKKVLHILAVMLTSSFAFAQDETEAATSPATTWGGSADAYYKYDFSKQMNGLTSFTNSQDSFELGMASVQAGHTFGKAAVFVDLGFGKRAGEFSYNETTDKDINAKFLIKQLFFTYQVTDKFKFVAGSFGTHIGYEVLDAVGNKNYSMSYAFSYGPFFNTGLKAQYTSGKFTAMLGVTNPTDFKSAMDAGSSQKTYIAQVGYIGETGSAYLNFTSGSTNPVSDENKTQIDFVASKTITNAFSLGFNATYAKTNNDIDSALDGDWFALVGYANYAFKPSLSLAYRMEYFDAKKAAASLGTLTGSNVFANTVSLNYKVGKLTIIPELRYDAASEDVFLDKDAAPTGGSFYGLVATTYSF, encoded by the coding sequence ATGAAAAAAGTATTGCACATTTTAGCCGTGATGTTAACAAGTTCTTTTGCTTTTGCTCAAGATGAAACGGAAGCTGCGACTTCACCGGCGACCACGTGGGGAGGATCGGCAGATGCTTATTATAAATATGATTTTTCAAAACAAATGAACGGATTGACAAGTTTTACCAATTCTCAGGATTCATTTGAATTAGGAATGGCTTCAGTTCAGGCGGGACATACCTTTGGAAAAGCGGCCGTCTTTGTTGATCTGGGCTTTGGAAAAAGAGCAGGAGAGTTCTCTTATAACGAAACAACAGATAAAGACATAAATGCAAAATTTTTGATTAAACAATTATTTTTTACCTACCAGGTTACCGATAAATTTAAGTTTGTAGCAGGTAGTTTCGGAACACATATAGGTTATGAGGTATTAGATGCTGTCGGGAATAAAAATTATAGCATGTCTTATGCTTTTTCTTATGGCCCGTTTTTCAATACAGGTCTGAAAGCGCAATACACATCAGGTAAGTTCACAGCTATGCTTGGTGTTACTAATCCGACCGACTTTAAATCAGCAATGGATGCGGGTTCAAGTCAAAAAACATACATAGCGCAAGTGGGGTATATAGGAGAGACAGGGAGTGCCTATTTGAATTTTACTTCGGGAAGTACTAATCCGGTTTCCGATGAAAATAAAACACAGATTGATTTTGTAGCATCTAAAACAATAACGAATGCCTTTTCTTTAGGGTTTAATGCTACGTACGCTAAAACGAATAATGATATTGACAGTGCGCTCGATGGTGATTGGTTTGCTTTAGTAGGATATGCAAATTATGCTTTCAAGCCAAGTTTGAGTCTGGCCTATAGAATGGAGTATTTCGATGCAAAAAAAGCAGCTGCGAGTCTAGGGACTTTGACAGGATCAAATGTTTTTGCAAACACAGTTTCTTTGAATTATAAAGTGGGGAAATTGACTATTATTCCCGAGTTAAGATACGACGCTGCTTCCGAAGATGTTTTTTTAGATAAAGATGCCGCTCCAACCGGAGGATCATTCTACGGATTGGTAGCTACAACATACTCTTTCTAG
- the rpsT gene encoding 30S ribosomal protein S20 codes for MANHKSALKRIRSNEKRRVLNRYQHKTTRNAIKALRLATDKADASSKLSTVISMIDKLAKKNIIHDNKASNLKSKLTKHVAKL; via the coding sequence ATGGCAAATCATAAGTCAGCATTAAAAAGAATCAGAAGTAACGAAAAAAGAAGAGTTCTTAACAGATACCAGCATAAAACTACTCGTAATGCTATTAAAGCGTTAAGATTAGCTACTGATAAAGCTGATGCATCTTCTAAATTATCAACTGTTATCTCTATGATTGATAAATTAGCTAAAAAGAACATCATTCATGATAATAAAGCTTCTAACTTGAAGTCTAAATTAACTAAACATGTTGCTAAATTGTAA
- a CDS encoding N-acetylmuramoyl-L-alanine amidase — MAKKHFCYLILAIIITSCSTNPYKNTEKVYDQQLKTLEGQITSKEAQPIPVVPRIVIDTSYAQQLGIIKDTLSKTGSTSLLNGIQTEWIGTVNFNLRKPSFIIIHHTAQDSLQQTINTFTKTRTQVSAHYIISENGKVVQMLNDYLRAWHAGASTWGKNTDLNSSSIGIELDNNGFKPFTEAQISSLVALLTKLKKDYNIPTQNILGHSDIAPGRKQDPSALFPWKTLAEKGFGIWSDEILEEAPFDFKIEQALRIIGYNTKNLSAAIMAFKLHYIQTDVTPTLDRKTIDTIYSIYKKQLQ, encoded by the coding sequence ATGGCAAAAAAACATTTTTGTTACCTGATTTTAGCAATTATTATTACTTCTTGCTCTACAAATCCTTATAAAAATACTGAAAAAGTTTACGATCAGCAGCTAAAAACTTTAGAAGGCCAGATTACCAGTAAAGAAGCTCAGCCAATTCCTGTAGTACCGCGTATCGTTATTGATACGAGTTATGCACAACAGCTTGGCATTATTAAAGACACTTTATCAAAAACCGGTTCTACTTCTTTATTAAACGGTATACAGACAGAATGGATCGGAACAGTGAACTTTAACTTAAGAAAACCAAGTTTTATTATTATTCACCATACGGCTCAGGATTCACTTCAACAAACGATTAATACTTTTACCAAAACAAGAACTCAGGTAAGTGCTCACTATATCATATCTGAAAACGGAAAAGTAGTTCAAATGCTGAACGACTATTTAAGAGCATGGCATGCAGGAGCATCTACCTGGGGGAAAAATACAGATTTAAATTCTTCTTCTATCGGGATAGAGCTTGACAACAACGGATTTAAACCTTTTACCGAGGCTCAGATTAGCAGTTTAGTGGCGCTCTTAACAAAACTAAAGAAAGATTACAATATTCCAACCCAAAACATATTAGGACATTCTGATATTGCTCCGGGAAGGAAACAGGATCCAAGTGCTTTATTCCCATGGAAAACTCTGGCCGAAAAAGGATTTGGAATCTGGTCGGACGAAATTCTCGAGGAAGCTCCTTTTGATTTTAAGATTGAACAGGCGCTAAGGATTATTGGATATAACACTAAAAATCTTTCAGCAGCTATTATGGCTTTCAAATTACATTACATTCAAACTGATGTAACGCCAACTTTGGATCGAAAAACAATAGATACCATTTATTCGATTTACAAAAAACAGCTTCAATAG
- a CDS encoding response regulator, whose amino-acid sequence MLEQILCIDDDPITLMLCKKVISKSSFSKEIITAQNGEEALHHFNTLKYTNNKNKANKKPELIFLDLNMPVMGGWEFLDHFTSPAYKEFNTANVIVLSSTIDPEDLAKAKKYPIIIDFLSKPITLPMLEYLKKKIGI is encoded by the coding sequence ATGCTGGAGCAAATTTTATGTATAGACGATGATCCAATCACGTTGATGTTATGCAAAAAAGTAATTTCGAAATCATCATTCTCAAAAGAAATCATCACAGCTCAGAATGGCGAGGAAGCATTACACCATTTCAATACACTTAAATATACCAACAACAAAAACAAAGCAAACAAAAAACCGGAACTGATTTTTTTAGACCTAAACATGCCCGTAATGGGCGGTTGGGAATTTCTGGATCATTTTACCTCTCCGGCTTATAAAGAATTCAATACCGCCAATGTAATTGTCCTCTCCTCCACTATTGATCCTGAAGATTTGGCTAAGGCTAAAAAATACCCCATTATAATCGATTTCCTTTCAAAACCAATCACTCTTCCAATGCTGGAGTATCTTAAAAAGAAAATTGGAATTTAA
- the rimO gene encoding 30S ribosomal protein S12 methylthiotransferase RimO, with product MRTKSLKKNKINVITLGCSKNVYDSEVLMGQLRANGKEVQHEAPAKEEGNIIVINTCGFIDNAKAESVNMILEYADKKDKGLVDKVFVTGCLSERYRPDLEKEIPNVDQYFGTTELPQLLKALGADYKHELLGERLTTTPKNYAYLKIAEGCDRPCSFCAIPLMRGSHVSQPIEKLVKEAQGLAKNGVKELILIAQDLTYYGLDLYKKRNLAELLEALANVEGIEWIRLHYAYPTGFPMDVLELMKREPKICNYIDIPLQHISDSILKSMRRGTTQAKTTQLLKDFRAAVPGMAIRTTLIVGYPGETQEDFEILKDFVQEMKFDRMGCFAYSHEENTHAYLLEDNVPDDVKQARANEIMELQSQISWDLNQEKVGQIFKCIIDRKEGAHFVGRTEFDSPDVDNEVLIDASKHYVKTGEFVNIRIIEATEFDLYGEPA from the coding sequence ATGAGAACCAAGTCTTTAAAAAAGAACAAAATTAACGTAATCACTCTTGGGTGTTCGAAAAATGTATATGACAGTGAAGTGCTAATGGGACAACTTCGTGCTAATGGCAAAGAAGTACAACACGAAGCACCTGCTAAAGAAGAAGGAAACATTATTGTGATCAACACTTGCGGTTTTATTGACAATGCAAAAGCCGAGTCGGTAAACATGATTTTGGAATATGCTGATAAAAAAGACAAAGGATTAGTAGATAAAGTTTTCGTTACCGGATGTTTGTCTGAACGTTACAGACCGGATTTAGAAAAAGAAATCCCAAATGTTGATCAATATTTTGGTACAACTGAATTACCTCAGCTGCTTAAAGCTCTTGGCGCTGACTATAAACACGAGCTATTGGGAGAGCGTTTAACTACAACTCCAAAGAATTATGCTTATTTAAAAATTGCAGAAGGCTGCGACAGACCTTGCAGTTTTTGCGCCATTCCGTTAATGAGAGGTTCGCATGTTTCGCAACCTATTGAAAAACTGGTTAAAGAAGCTCAAGGTTTAGCAAAAAATGGCGTAAAAGAATTAATTCTAATTGCTCAGGATTTAACGTATTACGGTCTTGATCTTTATAAAAAACGAAATCTTGCCGAACTTTTGGAAGCATTAGCCAATGTTGAAGGTATCGAATGGATTCGTCTTCATTATGCTTACCCAACAGGTTTCCCAATGGATGTTTTAGAATTAATGAAACGTGAACCAAAAATCTGTAATTACATTGATATTCCACTGCAACATATATCGGATTCTATTTTAAAATCGATGCGTCGTGGTACTACTCAGGCAAAAACGACACAATTATTAAAAGATTTCCGTGCTGCAGTTCCGGGAATGGCGATCAGAACGACTTTAATTGTTGGATATCCGGGTGAAACTCAGGAAGATTTTGAGATTTTGAAAGATTTTGTTCAGGAAATGAAATTTGACAGAATGGGATGTTTTGCCTATTCTCACGAAGAAAACACACATGCTTATTTATTGGAAGATAATGTTCCGGACGATGTAAAACAGGCTCGTGCGAACGAGATCATGGAATTACAGTCGCAAATTTCATGGGACTTAAATCAGGAAAAAGTAGGACAGATTTTCAAATGCATTATTGACCGAAAAGAAGGAGCTCATTTTGTAGGGCGAACTGAATTTGACAGTCCGGATGTTGATAACGAAGTTTTGATTGACGCTTCTAAGCATTATGTAAAAACAGGAGAATTTGTTAATATAAGGATAATAGAAGCGACAGAATTTGATTTATACGGAGAACCTGCTTAA
- a CDS encoding PAS domain-containing protein produces the protein MKSKTLQITLVYIIISLFVAIICHKLLTTYFSKTDYYTVFFLKDIFFILSTALFFKYILSKNEKKNIAIFKKLKETNEEIKESNEKYDIVAKATSDTIWDWKIQEDSINWNKGIENVFGYNPTEVGKTSKWWFDKIHPEDSIRMSIKLYSFIEQKTEKWQDQYRFKCADGSYKYVLDRGFLLKDENGRAIRMIGAIQDITKQKEEEQRLRLLETVITQSKDSILITEANSPDRKIPKIVYVNPAFSQMSGYMSNEIIGKSPNIFKGPKSDSEELKKLLRAIKNEEECLIETITYTKSKEEYWVRFSMIPIFNTEGIISHWISIQRDITDEKKLETEKEHLIRELTQNNKDLKQFSYITSHNLRAPLSNLIGLLNLIEDIPVENEELEEILSGFTKSTHLLNETINDLVKVIIIKDNPSMQKEEVSLQEVFENVFSQLSFQIELHKPIIKLKFDKVPLLNTNKAYIESILLNLLTNSIKYKSENRKLKISITAEQIDHKAVLTFKDNGIGIDLERNRDKVFGLYQRFHNYPDSKGLGLYLVKSQVETMGGTISIDSEVNKGTTFTITFKN, from the coding sequence ATGAAAAGTAAAACTCTCCAAATTACTCTAGTTTATATTATCATATCGTTATTTGTGGCAATCATCTGTCATAAATTACTTACGACTTACTTTTCAAAGACCGATTACTACACTGTTTTTTTTTTAAAGGACATTTTTTTCATCCTGAGCACTGCACTGTTTTTCAAATACATACTTTCTAAAAACGAGAAAAAAAACATTGCTATTTTCAAAAAATTAAAAGAAACAAACGAAGAAATAAAGGAATCAAACGAAAAATATGACATTGTAGCCAAAGCAACAAGTGACACCATTTGGGATTGGAAAATCCAGGAAGACAGCATCAATTGGAACAAAGGAATAGAAAACGTTTTTGGATACAATCCAACGGAAGTTGGAAAAACATCCAAATGGTGGTTTGACAAGATTCATCCGGAAGACAGCATCAGAATGTCTATCAAACTATACTCTTTTATAGAACAAAAAACAGAAAAATGGCAGGATCAGTATCGTTTTAAATGTGCCGACGGGAGTTACAAATATGTTTTGGACAGAGGTTTTCTTCTCAAAGATGAAAACGGAAGAGCCATCAGAATGATTGGAGCCATCCAGGACATCACCAAACAAAAGGAAGAAGAACAGCGATTAAGACTTTTAGAAACTGTAATTACACAATCTAAAGATTCCATATTAATAACGGAAGCCAATTCTCCGGATCGAAAAATACCTAAAATTGTTTACGTAAACCCTGCTTTTTCACAAATGTCAGGATACATGTCAAATGAAATAATTGGAAAATCTCCCAATATCTTCAAAGGTCCAAAATCCGATTCAGAAGAATTAAAAAAACTCTTAAGAGCTATAAAAAATGAAGAAGAGTGCCTCATTGAGACTATAACCTATACTAAATCAAAAGAAGAATACTGGGTAAGATTCTCCATGATCCCTATTTTTAATACCGAAGGCATCATTTCACACTGGATCTCCATTCAAAGAGACATTACCGATGAAAAGAAACTAGAGACGGAAAAAGAACACTTAATTAGAGAATTAACTCAAAACAACAAAGACTTAAAACAATTCTCTTACATCACCTCACACAATTTACGTGCACCATTATCCAATTTAATCGGACTATTAAACCTTATTGAGGACATACCGGTCGAAAACGAAGAACTCGAAGAAATCCTGTCCGGTTTTACAAAATCAACACATTTGCTAAACGAAACCATTAACGACTTAGTAAAAGTAATTATCATCAAAGACAACCCTTCTATGCAAAAAGAGGAAGTCTCCCTACAAGAAGTTTTTGAAAATGTATTTAGCCAGCTATCGTTTCAAATTGAACTGCACAAACCCATTATCAAACTCAAATTCGATAAAGTTCCGTTGCTAAACACAAACAAAGCCTATATCGAAAGTATTTTATTAAACCTACTGACCAATTCCATAAAATACAAATCAGAAAACAGAAAACTAAAAATATCCATTACAGCAGAACAAATCGATCATAAAGCAGTTCTAACTTTCAAAGACAACGGAATTGGAATTGATTTAGAAAGAAACCGTGACAAAGTCTTTGGGCTGTACCAACGATTCCATAACTACCCCGACAGTAAAGGACTGGGTTTATATCTTGTAAAATCACAAGTCGAAACCATGGGAGGAACCATCAGTATTGACAGTGAAGTCAACAAAGGCACCACATTTACAATAACATTCAAAAACTAA
- a CDS encoding OmpP1/FadL family transporter, translated as MKKILFLLITGLTASVSHSQEVSDAVRYAQDNLTGTARFRAMSGAFGAVGGDFSAISVNPAGSAIFSNNQVGVSFSNQNIKNNSNYFGTGISESKNSFILNQAGAVFVFHDHNPSNNWKKIAIGATYENTNNFDNRIVSVGTNPTNSIDGYFLSYANNGNGGAPVPQEFVNLTNNESISDLYRYLGSNLPNGQYRNLSGFSAQQAMLGYQGFVINASDPNNPNSTYTTNVPAGNTPGKGNYYQENEIFTSGYNSKLSFNIATSYKDRLYLGANLNVHITDYRRSSSFYEDNDNPTQSTPTISSLRFNNNLYTYGNGFSFQLGAIAKVTKEFRLGLAYESNTWYELYDELSQSLYTTLQATGGQPINKSVNPDVVNIYERYTLQTPGKTTFSAAYVFGKSGLISIDYAIKDYSNTKYKPGRDFTGINNQLSNQLTNAGELRVGAEYKIKQLSLRGGYRFEESPYKDGTTIGDLNSYSGGLGYNFGSTKVDLAYSYLERKSNQRFFETGFTNGAKINSKLNNVTLTLLFEL; from the coding sequence ATGAAAAAAATATTATTCCTACTTATTACAGGACTAACTGCCAGCGTCTCACATTCTCAGGAAGTATCAGATGCCGTACGTTATGCGCAAGACAATTTAACCGGAACTGCAAGATTCAGAGCTATGAGTGGTGCTTTTGGAGCCGTTGGAGGAGATTTTTCCGCTATTTCCGTAAACCCTGCAGGATCGGCAATATTCTCTAATAATCAGGTTGGAGTAAGCTTTAGCAATCAAAACATCAAAAACAACTCCAACTATTTTGGAACAGGAATTAGTGAAAGCAAAAATTCTTTTATCCTCAATCAGGCGGGTGCTGTTTTTGTTTTTCACGATCACAACCCAAGCAACAACTGGAAAAAAATTGCGATTGGAGCCACTTACGAAAACACCAATAATTTCGACAACAGAATTGTTTCAGTAGGAACAAACCCAACAAATTCTATTGACGGTTATTTTTTATCTTATGCCAATAACGGAAACGGAGGAGCACCAGTACCGCAAGAATTTGTAAATCTGACAAATAACGAATCAATTAGCGATCTTTATCGCTATTTAGGCTCGAACTTACCAAATGGTCAATACCGCAACCTATCAGGATTCTCAGCTCAACAAGCCATGCTAGGCTACCAGGGATTCGTCATAAACGCTTCTGACCCGAATAACCCGAACAGTACTTACACCACAAATGTGCCTGCAGGAAATACCCCGGGCAAAGGAAATTATTATCAGGAAAATGAAATTTTCACGAGTGGATACAATAGTAAATTGAGTTTCAATATTGCAACTTCCTACAAAGACAGACTTTATTTAGGTGCTAATCTAAATGTGCATATCACGGATTACAGAAGATCCAGCAGTTTTTACGAAGACAATGACAACCCAACGCAATCAACCCCAACAATATCAAGTTTACGCTTCAACAATAACCTTTATACCTACGGAAATGGCTTCTCTTTTCAACTTGGAGCTATCGCCAAAGTCACTAAAGAATTCCGACTTGGACTGGCTTACGAATCCAATACCTGGTACGAACTTTACGATGAACTTTCACAAAGTTTATACACAACCTTACAAGCAACCGGCGGACAACCTATTAATAAATCAGTTAATCCTGATGTAGTCAATATTTACGAACGCTACACCTTACAAACACCGGGAAAAACCACTTTCAGTGCCGCTTATGTATTTGGAAAATCCGGATTAATCAGTATTGACTATGCCATTAAAGACTATAGCAATACCAAATACAAACCTGGCCGTGATTTTACAGGAATCAACAATCAACTAAGCAATCAATTGACCAATGCAGGTGAATTGAGAGTAGGTGCCGAATATAAAATAAAACAATTAAGCCTGCGCGGCGGATATCGTTTTGAAGAGAGTCCATACAAAGACGGAACTACGATTGGAGACTTAAACAGTTACTCAGGTGGTTTAGGTTATAATTTCGGAAGTACTAAAGTCGATTTAGCCTATTCTTATTTAGAAAGAAAATCGAATCAGAGATTTTTTGAAACCGGCTTCACAAACGGAGCAAAAATCAACTCAAAATTAAACAATGTAACACTTACTTTATTATTTGAATTGTAA